From a region of the Aeoliella mucimassa genome:
- a CDS encoding CehA/McbA family metallohydrolase domain-containing protein — protein sequence MNRLIALAFFATLIAIPTMTLAHEGVRLSAEEGQTWYRGNMHTHSHWSDGDDYLESIALWYQEHDYQFLVFTDHNVLATVERWVQVGKTKGGQTAYKKLKQNFPEWVEERVDGDKLEVRLRQFPEVAARFNKPGEYLLIQGEEISDRAEGKPIHMNVHNVEELIAPQGGRTVFETIENNVRAVQAQREATGKPMFVHLNHPNFGFAVTAEQLMRVRGERFFEVYNGHPHVANTGDAEHPGTERIWDIILAQRIAALDMPIMFGLAVDDGHNYHNIPSRASEPGRGWVEVLAKELTPEALIESLEAGRFYSSSGVALKLVESSDKQLVVEVEAQPGEEYTIEFVGTRESADLTGKPITDDEGKPKHITYTYSDAIGETLQTSQGNSASYTFAGDELYVRARITSSKPHPNPSEVGDFEQAWTQPVRGPAAPKHEHE from the coding sequence ATGAATCGCCTTATTGCCCTCGCGTTCTTCGCCACGCTGATTGCCATTCCCACGATGACTCTCGCGCACGAGGGGGTCCGCCTGTCCGCCGAAGAGGGGCAGACCTGGTATCGAGGCAACATGCACACTCACTCGCACTGGAGCGACGGGGACGACTACCTGGAATCGATCGCACTCTGGTATCAGGAACATGATTATCAGTTCCTGGTGTTCACCGATCACAACGTGCTGGCGACCGTCGAGCGTTGGGTGCAGGTTGGCAAGACCAAGGGGGGACAGACCGCCTACAAGAAGCTGAAGCAGAACTTCCCCGAGTGGGTTGAAGAGCGCGTAGATGGCGACAAGCTGGAAGTGCGACTGCGTCAGTTCCCCGAAGTTGCCGCCCGATTCAATAAGCCGGGTGAGTACCTGCTGATTCAAGGCGAGGAGATCAGCGATCGGGCCGAGGGCAAGCCGATTCACATGAACGTGCACAACGTCGAGGAACTCATCGCCCCGCAAGGGGGACGCACGGTTTTCGAGACCATCGAGAACAACGTTCGGGCGGTGCAAGCGCAGCGCGAAGCGACTGGCAAGCCGATGTTCGTACACCTGAATCACCCGAACTTTGGCTTCGCGGTGACTGCTGAGCAGTTGATGCGTGTCCGCGGCGAGCGATTCTTCGAGGTCTACAACGGCCATCCCCACGTGGCCAACACCGGCGACGCCGAGCACCCCGGCACCGAGCGTATCTGGGACATCATTCTCGCCCAACGCATCGCCGCGCTCGATATGCCGATCATGTTCGGCCTGGCGGTCGACGACGGGCACAACTATCACAACATCCCGAGCCGAGCTAGCGAGCCTGGTCGCGGGTGGGTCGAAGTACTGGCCAAAGAGCTAACCCCCGAAGCTTTGATTGAGTCGCTCGAAGCGGGGCGGTTCTACTCTTCGTCGGGCGTGGCACTGAAACTCGTCGAATCGAGCGACAAACAACTGGTCGTTGAGGTCGAGGCCCAACCGGGCGAAGAGTACACCATCGAGTTCGTTGGTACTCGCGAGTCGGCCGACCTGACCGGCAAGCCGATTACCGATGACGAGGGCAAGCCGAAGCACATCACCTACACCTATAGCGACGCGATCGGCGAAACGCTTCAGACCAGCCAAGGCAACTCGGCCAGCTACACCTTCGCCGGCGACGAGCTTTACGTGCGGGCGCGGATCACCTCGTCGAAGCCGCACCCGAATCCATCGGAAGTCGGCGACTTCGAACAAGCCTGGACGCAACCGGTACGCGGACCGGCTGCGCCCAAGCATGAGCACGAGTAA
- a CDS encoding Hsp70 family protein — MAKIIPVGIDLGTTLSAVSYIDSDGKTQMIRNTTGGVLTPSAVLFDDDNIIVGAAAWEAAAEFPGRVAENAKRDVGAASYRHKIVGQQYPPEVIQGCILRQLRHDIMSAVGDSFQAVVTVPAYFDEARRKITADAGAMSGLPVLDIVNEPTAAALAFGERLGYLSPEGAPEGEMKLVVYDLGGGTFDVTVMELAAGKVRTLSTDGDYELGGIHWDARLAEYAEEQFRKLYPNAREFDDRDHIKLARAARAAKHDLSAVPATTLRFTLDQHELKLPVTRDLFESLSDDLVERTVFTTNQALRAAGLLWDDIDRLLLVGGSTRMLAVRSALQKNSGLVPDDDVHPDEAVARGAAVYCRYQMGVRGISDAIPKLRVTDVNSHGLGIEGVNQETMRVQNVTVIPRNTPLPYTVTRQFVTKTDNQRSIKIQLLEGESSLPDQCSPLASAGIKHLPPGLPKGTPITVTYTYDTSGRLSVNASVEGLGDEAKIELDRVRGLPATRIDRWKKVICRDGGYQDFEEAVASMLISDDVLHSGTEKQKLEPDKPVERKRPNLDPAVEVGAPQAASERLWAQARGQKEAASAKNAKPTETKSAASSTKAKSQDDDTWPPQSQKKTPAKKPKAKKSSSSDSSSGIARYVLAGILGAWICYYGVCLVWPQMNLLGLPLPGVSEQAPSPSSTGP, encoded by the coding sequence ATGGCAAAAATAATTCCTGTAGGAATCGACCTCGGCACAACGCTGTCGGCTGTCAGCTATATCGATAGCGACGGCAAGACGCAGATGATCCGTAACACCACCGGCGGTGTACTTACGCCTAGTGCAGTGCTGTTCGACGACGACAACATCATCGTCGGTGCGGCCGCGTGGGAAGCCGCGGCCGAGTTCCCTGGTCGCGTTGCCGAGAATGCCAAACGCGACGTGGGAGCTGCCAGCTATCGCCATAAGATCGTCGGTCAACAGTATCCTCCCGAAGTGATTCAAGGCTGTATTCTTCGTCAACTCCGTCACGACATCATGTCGGCCGTCGGCGATAGCTTTCAGGCGGTCGTCACGGTGCCGGCTTACTTCGACGAAGCTCGTCGCAAGATTACCGCCGACGCAGGAGCGATGAGCGGGCTGCCGGTGCTCGACATCGTGAACGAACCAACGGCCGCCGCGTTGGCGTTCGGCGAACGCCTGGGGTATCTCTCGCCCGAGGGGGCTCCCGAGGGGGAGATGAAGCTGGTGGTCTACGACCTGGGTGGCGGTACCTTCGACGTGACTGTGATGGAGCTCGCGGCCGGCAAGGTGCGAACCCTCTCGACCGATGGCGACTACGAACTCGGTGGAATCCACTGGGACGCCCGCCTTGCGGAGTACGCCGAAGAGCAGTTCCGCAAACTCTATCCCAACGCCCGCGAGTTCGACGATCGCGACCATATTAAACTCGCTCGTGCTGCGAGGGCGGCGAAGCACGATTTGTCAGCAGTGCCAGCAACGACTCTGCGGTTTACTTTGGACCAACACGAATTGAAGCTGCCGGTAACGCGGGATCTGTTCGAGTCGCTGAGTGACGATCTGGTGGAGCGGACCGTGTTCACCACGAATCAGGCGCTGCGGGCGGCAGGGCTATTGTGGGATGATATCGACCGCTTGCTGCTCGTGGGTGGATCGACTCGGATGCTCGCGGTACGTAGCGCGCTGCAAAAAAACTCGGGCCTGGTGCCCGACGACGACGTGCATCCCGACGAAGCGGTGGCTCGCGGCGCGGCGGTCTATTGCCGATATCAGATGGGCGTGCGGGGGATCAGCGATGCCATTCCGAAGCTTCGCGTGACCGATGTGAACTCGCATGGATTAGGCATCGAGGGAGTGAATCAAGAGACCATGCGGGTGCAGAACGTGACGGTCATCCCACGCAATACTCCGCTCCCCTACACGGTAACGCGTCAGTTCGTCACTAAGACCGACAATCAACGAAGTATCAAGATTCAGCTGCTGGAAGGGGAGAGCTCGCTGCCCGATCAATGCTCGCCGCTCGCCTCGGCTGGTATTAAGCATTTGCCGCCAGGCTTGCCGAAGGGGACACCCATCACGGTCACGTACACCTACGACACCAGCGGTCGGTTGTCGGTCAACGCGTCGGTCGAAGGCCTCGGCGACGAAGCGAAGATTGAACTCGACCGCGTGCGTGGTTTGCCAGCGACACGCATCGACCGCTGGAAGAAAGTCATCTGCAGAGATGGTGGCTACCAAGACTTTGAGGAAGCGGTCGCGTCGATGCTAATCAGCGACGACGTTTTGCATTCTGGCACCGAGAAACAAAAGCTGGAACCAGATAAACCAGTCGAACGTAAGCGGCCAAACCTCGACCCAGCTGTCGAAGTTGGCGCTCCGCAAGCGGCCTCCGAACGACTCTGGGCGCAGGCCCGCGGGCAGAAGGAGGCAGCATCAGCAAAAAACGCCAAGCCGACGGAGACGAAGTCGGCCGCGAGCAGTACCAAAGCAAAGTCACAAGACGACGACACTTGGCCTCCGCAGTCGCAGAAGAAAACGCCGGCGAAGAAGCCCAAAGCCAAGAAGTCGTCGAGCAGCGATTCGAGCTCCGGCATCGCTCGCTACGTGCTGGCCGGCATCCTCGGGGCGTGGATCTGCTACTACGGAGTCTGCTTGGTGTGGCCGCAGATGAACCTGCTCGGCTTGCCGTTGCCGGGAGTCTCGGAGCAAGCCCCATCCCCATCGTCGACAGGACCTTAA